A stretch of Chitinophaga caeni DNA encodes these proteins:
- a CDS encoding VOC family protein, with protein MKIPSTHQSLMAYLIVPDAKQFFNFCQKVFGAEKTYELLREGTDTIQHAELQINGITIMFANAIEQWPPETGSFFIYVDDADKTYKVALENGASSILDLSTKDYGRTCGVKDPSGNTWWITSLPGK; from the coding sequence ATGAAAATTCCATCCACCCACCAAAGCTTAATGGCTTACTTGATTGTACCCGACGCCAAGCAATTTTTCAATTTTTGCCAAAAAGTATTCGGCGCCGAAAAGACTTATGAGCTATTACGCGAGGGAACAGATACCATTCAACATGCTGAACTGCAAATAAATGGCATCACCATCATGTTTGCTAATGCGATAGAACAATGGCCGCCTGAAACCGGCAGTTTCTTTATTTATGTAGATGATGCCGACAAAACTTATAAAGTTGCATTAGAAAATGGCGCAAGTTCCATTTTGGATTTAAGCACCAAGGATTATGGGCGAACTTGCGGCGTAAAAGACCCTTCCGGCAACACCTGGTGGATCACGTCATTACCCGGTAAATAA
- a CDS encoding SelT/SelW/SelH family protein — protein sequence MELQNKPGITIRYCPKCGWLLRAAYMAQELLTTFEEDLSAVSLQPAEIAGSYQVLLDQVVLFDRKRDGQFPEIKQLKQTVRDHVNPGKSLGHSDRKPV from the coding sequence ATGGAACTACAAAATAAACCCGGCATTACGATACGTTATTGCCCGAAATGTGGATGGCTTTTGAGGGCCGCATACATGGCCCAGGAGTTGTTAACTACTTTCGAAGAAGATTTAAGCGCGGTGAGTTTACAGCCTGCCGAGATTGCCGGTTCTTACCAGGTTTTACTGGACCAGGTCGTTTTATTCGACCGGAAGCGTGATGGGCAGTTCCCGGAAATAAAACAGTTGAAACAAACGGTCAGGGATCATGTTAATCCCGGTAAAAGCCTGGGCCATAGCGACCGTAAACCTGTTTAA
- a CDS encoding ThuA domain-containing protein, translated as MQNSKFKLLKLTLSLLLLQINIATAQEVNNKPKVLSFFYGKDDLAHVSFDHEANEWFSKLAVEKGFIYDTTSNWDLLDTAVLKNYQAVFFLDYRPNTAKQRAAFEYYMENGGSWLGFHFAAFALTPSKYPQDWDWYHIHFLGSGSYVSNTWRPTPAYLKVESRHRTTRRLDSVFISGANEWYRWERDLRNNPKIKILLSIHPESFPLGTGPKPSEIWHRGFYPVAWTNKDYRMVYINMGHNDMDYEGGTNKTLSHTFGHEMQDKFITQCVAWLLDLY; from the coding sequence ATGCAGAACTCCAAGTTTAAGTTATTGAAATTGACGTTATCCTTATTGTTGTTGCAGATCAATATTGCAACGGCGCAAGAGGTTAATAATAAACCGAAAGTGCTTTCATTTTTCTACGGGAAAGATGATTTGGCCCATGTTAGCTTTGATCATGAAGCTAATGAATGGTTTTCTAAACTAGCTGTGGAGAAAGGCTTTATTTACGATACCACGAGTAATTGGGACCTGTTGGATACCGCCGTTTTGAAAAACTACCAAGCTGTATTCTTTCTCGATTACCGTCCCAACACTGCAAAACAAAGGGCGGCATTTGAATATTATATGGAGAATGGCGGCTCTTGGCTCGGATTTCATTTCGCCGCATTCGCATTAACGCCGAGCAAATACCCGCAAGACTGGGATTGGTACCATATCCATTTTCTAGGTTCGGGAAGTTATGTAAGTAATACTTGGAGACCGACGCCCGCCTATTTAAAAGTTGAATCAAGGCACCGTACTACGCGCCGGCTTGACAGTGTATTCATTTCCGGGGCCAATGAATGGTACCGCTGGGAAAGGGATCTGCGCAATAATCCTAAAATAAAAATATTACTATCCATCCACCCGGAAAGCTTTCCTTTAGGCACCGGGCCGAAGCCTTCCGAAATATGGCACCGCGGGTTCTACCCCGTTGCCTGGACGAATAAAGATTACAGGATGGTTTATATCAATATGGGGCATAATGATATGGATTACGAAGGAGGCACCAATAAAACATTAAGCCATACGTTCGGCCATGAAATGCAGGATAAGTTCATCACCCAATGCGTGGCATGGCTATTGGATTTATATTAA
- a CDS encoding AAA domain-containing protein, producing MDYFKKLSGLLREERKEDRSIYETLTASTSIYDRRANGLTWYPLANRGTEPSKGDYINVEFERTSYQDINPQFKSGSAVMLFSNHNPKEDRLEGTVTYLSGNKLKINFRTEELPDWADDGKLGIDTLFDDNSYDEMEKALTIAEKRLEAGGKDDRLVKIITGLKKPEFYEQRKVHGLSEHLNTSQQLAITKIIQAEDLAIVHGPPGTGKTTTLVQAIAMQLEQGAKKVLVTAPSNTAVDLLSERLSEKGLKVLRIGNPARISERLESLSLDYQLAQHPANKEIRAFKKRAKEFKDMAHKYKRNFGKAEREQRKALFDEARNIMKSVEKTEQYMMDDLVAKAQIITATLVGSQHYSIAKITYDAVFIDEAGQALEPACWIPILKAPKLVLAGDHQQLPPTIKSREAAKQGLAETLMEKCTRLYPEAVVLLEEQYRMHRSIMHYASQVFYDNKLRAHHTVAEQLLFTGDLPVSFIDTAGCGFEEKIENTAISNPEEAQFLFQHLMQFCLQLVQHFKDKKYPSIAIISPYKAQVQLLKDLLIESQLPGDIKNYITVNTIDSYQGQEREVVYISMTRSNPDSKIGFLSDNRRMNVAMTRAKKKLVVIGDSATLSQFDFYKNFIQYTEAQDSYLSAWEFMEY from the coding sequence ATGGATTATTTCAAGAAGCTATCCGGGCTATTGAGGGAAGAACGTAAAGAAGACCGGTCTATTTATGAAACATTGACCGCCAGTACTTCGATTTACGATCGTAGGGCAAATGGGCTTACCTGGTACCCCTTGGCCAACAGGGGTACCGAACCCAGCAAAGGTGATTATATCAACGTGGAGTTCGAAAGAACTTCCTACCAAGATATTAACCCGCAATTCAAAAGCGGCTCTGCCGTCATGTTGTTCTCCAACCACAATCCCAAGGAAGATCGCTTAGAAGGTACAGTGACCTATCTATCCGGGAATAAGCTGAAAATTAATTTCCGCACGGAAGAGCTCCCCGATTGGGCTGATGACGGGAAACTGGGTATCGATACGCTTTTCGATGATAATAGTTATGACGAGATGGAAAAGGCGCTTACCATAGCTGAAAAACGCTTGGAAGCCGGCGGAAAGGACGATCGCCTGGTAAAAATCATCACGGGTCTCAAAAAACCCGAATTTTACGAACAACGTAAAGTTCATGGTCTTTCCGAACATTTGAATACTTCGCAACAATTAGCCATCACTAAAATTATCCAGGCAGAAGATCTCGCTATCGTTCACGGCCCGCCGGGAACGGGAAAAACAACGACCCTCGTGCAAGCGATCGCCATGCAGTTGGAACAAGGCGCCAAGAAGGTTTTAGTAACTGCACCGAGCAACACTGCCGTTGATCTGCTGAGTGAAAGACTATCAGAAAAGGGCTTGAAGGTTTTACGCATCGGCAACCCTGCCAGGATCAGCGAACGGCTGGAGTCGCTCAGCTTAGACTATCAACTGGCCCAACATCCGGCTAATAAGGAGATCAGGGCGTTCAAGAAAAGGGCTAAAGAATTTAAAGACATGGCCCACAAATACAAACGCAATTTCGGTAAGGCCGAAAGGGAACAGAGAAAAGCGCTCTTCGATGAAGCCAGGAACATCATGAAATCGGTAGAAAAAACCGAGCAATACATGATGGACGACCTGGTAGCAAAGGCTCAAATCATCACGGCCACCTTGGTGGGAAGCCAACATTACAGTATAGCGAAAATCACCTACGATGCCGTATTTATTGATGAAGCCGGGCAAGCATTGGAGCCCGCCTGCTGGATACCGATCCTGAAAGCGCCTAAACTGGTACTTGCCGGCGATCATCAACAATTGCCCCCTACCATTAAATCCCGCGAAGCAGCAAAACAGGGCCTGGCTGAAACGTTAATGGAAAAGTGTACACGGCTTTATCCCGAAGCAGTAGTTTTGCTCGAAGAGCAATACCGGATGCACCGATCGATCATGCATTACGCTTCCCAAGTATTTTATGATAATAAATTAAGAGCACATCATACCGTAGCAGAACAACTACTATTCACCGGAGATTTACCGGTTAGTTTTATCGATACCGCCGGCTGCGGTTTCGAGGAGAAAATCGAAAATACGGCTATCTCGAACCCCGAAGAAGCACAATTCCTTTTTCAACATCTCATGCAGTTTTGCCTTCAACTTGTTCAACATTTCAAGGATAAAAAATACCCTTCCATCGCGATCATTTCACCTTATAAAGCACAGGTTCAGTTGCTAAAAGACTTATTGATCGAATCGCAATTGCCGGGCGATATAAAAAATTATATCACGGTGAATACGATCGATAGCTACCAAGGACAAGAACGGGAGGTCGTATACATCAGTATGACACGCAGCAACCCCGACAGTAAAATCGGCTTTCTTTCAGATAACAGGCGGATGAATGTTGCAATGACACGCGCCAAGAAGAAATTGGTAGTAATTGGCGACAGCGCCACTTTATCGCAATTTGATTTCTATAAAAATTTTATTCAATATACCGAAGCGCAAGACTCCTACTTGAGCGCATGGGAGTTTATGGAATATTAG
- a CDS encoding ion transporter, whose protein sequence is MNDNKTPSPWQEKVHRIIYEADTPAGRAFDVALLCCIILSIIVVMLDSVQELSARYGVLFHAIEWGLTAVFTVEYLLRLLCITRPWKYALSPFGIIDLLAVIPSYLSVLIPGSQSLLVLRALRLLRVFRIFRLVHFVSEIKFLTIAVTNSLRKISVFILFVITIVIILGSVIYLVEDENSGFTSIPQSVYWAIVTITTVGYGDIAPATTLGKFIASFIMLLGYGIIAVPTGIVTTEMALAARRKFHTNEACPSCGKDGHDHDAEFCKYCGSKL, encoded by the coding sequence ATGAACGATAACAAAACACCCTCACCTTGGCAAGAAAAGGTTCATAGGATCATCTATGAAGCGGATACCCCGGCAGGAAGGGCTTTTGATGTGGCCCTATTGTGCTGTATTATTTTAAGTATCATCGTCGTTATGCTCGATAGTGTACAGGAGCTAAGCGCCCGTTACGGGGTCTTGTTCCACGCTATCGAATGGGGTTTGACTGCCGTGTTCACCGTGGAATACTTACTCCGCCTGCTCTGCATCACCCGCCCTTGGAAATATGCCCTGAGCCCTTTTGGTATTATTGATTTACTTGCCGTTATACCGAGTTATTTAAGCGTATTGATCCCGGGATCGCAATCCTTGCTTGTATTACGGGCTTTACGTTTATTAAGGGTATTCCGGATATTTAGGTTGGTGCATTTCGTTTCGGAGATCAAATTTTTAACGATCGCCGTTACCAATAGTTTACGCAAGATCAGCGTATTCATCTTGTTCGTTATTACGATCGTAATAATTCTCGGTTCGGTGATTTACCTCGTGGAAGACGAGAATTCTGGTTTTACCAGCATCCCGCAATCGGTATATTGGGCGATCGTAACGATTACAACCGTCGGTTACGGTGATATTGCCCCGGCAACTACGCTCGGGAAATTCATCGCGAGCTTTATCATGCTGTTGGGATACGGTATTATTGCCGTGCCCACGGGAATTGTTACTACGGAGATGGCTTTAGCCGCGAGGAGAAAATTTCATACTAACGAAGCTTGTCCTTCTTGCGGGAAGGATGGGCATGACCACGATGCGGAATTTTGCAAATATTGCGGCTCAAAATTGTAG